A window of Grus americana isolate bGruAme1 chromosome 21, bGruAme1.mat, whole genome shotgun sequence contains these coding sequences:
- the LOC129215834 gene encoding arylacetamide deacetylase-like 4, whose product MAVVYTLLVLFLAVFVAGFILLVMGAINFDFSNSEIPPGVNQPVKLRIIHIILISRAVVGKILENIGICSQVSFVRYMQDRKTPGVDLKLFIKDLLFEKVPVRIYQPKVPSACQRRGVMFFHGGGWVFGSLETHEKLCRSIARESESVVVSVGYRLAPEHKYPAAYEDCLNATIHFMKNIEHYGVDPARIIVCGDSAGGNLAAAVSQTLAGRSDLPKLRAQILIYPGLQALDFNLPSYQQNRGVPLLFRERAAFYILQYLNGNASNLEDVLEGSHIPIDIKLNYRKWVSPDNIPEKFKVRGYKPHVLLDSTTEVYETVKRFCEPNLCPLLAEDAIVQQLPESFILTCEYDVLRDDGLLYKKRLEDNGVRVTWFHLEDGFHGIINSFNTDWLSFSSGKRGLDNIVNFLKSI is encoded by the exons ATGGCAGTTGTTTACACACTGCTGGTGTTATTCTTAGCAGTTTTTGTTGCTGGATTTATATTGTTGGTCATGGGGGCAATTAACTTTGATTTCTCCAACTCAGAAATTCCTCCTGGAGTGAATCAGCCTGTAAAGCTCCGAATCATTCATATAATCTTAATAAGCAGAGCTGTGGTG ggaaagattttggaaaatattggCATCTGCAGTCAGGTTAGCTTTGTCCGGTACATGCAAGATAGAAAGACTCCAGGAGTGGACCTGAAGCTCTTCATCAAGGACCTGTTGTTTGAGAAAGTGCCTGTAAGGATTTATCAGCCTAAGGTTCCATCTGCCTGCCAAAGGAGAGGAGTTATGTTTTTCCATGGAGGAGGATGGGTATTTGGAAGTCTTG AGACCCATGAAAAGCTATGCCGCTCAATTGCCAGAGAAAGTGAATCAGTGGTTGTATCTGTTGG GTATCGTTTAGCTCCTGAACACAAGTACCCTGCTGCATATGAAGACTGTCTTAATGCCACCATACACTTTATGAAGAATATCGAGCACTATGGTGTGGATCCTGCCCGTATAATTGTCTGTGGGGACAGTGCTGGGGGCAATCTAGCAGCTGCTGTGAGCCAGACCCTTGCGGGTAGATCAGACCTCCCCAAACTACGTGCTCAGATCCTGATCTACCCGGGCCTTCAGGCACTGGACTTCAATTTACCGTCTTATCAGCAGAATCGAGGAGTCCCACTGTTATTCCGAGAACGTGCTGCTTTCTACATCTTACAGTACCTAAATGGGAATGCATCAAATCTGGAAGACGTCTTGGAGGGTTCCCATATTCCTAtagatattaaattaaattataggAAGTGGGTGAGTCCAGATAACATTCCTGAAAAATTTAAGGTCAGAGGCTACAAACCACATGTGCTACTTGACAGTACAACTGAAGTTTATGAGACAGTGAAAAGATTCTGTGAGcccaacctgtgcccactgttAGCCGAAGATGCTATTGTTCAGCAGCTGCCCGAGTCTTTCATCTTGACTTGCGAGTATGACGTGCTGAGGGACGATGGCTTGCTTTACAAGAAGAGACTGGAAGACAATGGTGTTCGAGTGACCTGGTTCCACCTCGAGGATGGATTCCATGGAATCATAAATTCATTTAATACTGACTGGTTGTcattttcatctggaaaaaGGGGTCTTGACAATATTGTGAACTTTCTGAAAAGcatatag